A single Campylobacter concisus DNA region contains:
- a CDS encoding isocitrate dehydrogenase (NADP-specific, catalyzes the formation of 2-oxoglutarate from isocitrate or oxalosuccinate), which translates to MSDIIWTKTDEAPLFASYSLFPIVKSFLSRADISITRADISLAGRILSLFSKELGLNKADELELLGELTSHKEANIIKLPNISATLVQLKAAIEELRSKGINVPFYPDEIITDYDEEIAKKYQKVLGSAVNPVLRQGNSDRRVLPPVKEFAKKHPHSNGDWNKANKAKICYMQKGDFYENEHSIIASKDEKFYINFVNTEGKKELLKELAVQSGEIVDATFLSVDELDKFYESCFDEAKKENLTLSLHLKCTMMKVSDPVIFAHAIKSYFKEVFELFDEEFKAHGVEAKNGLKDMFSKISQLKNKDEILTKFDEILSKKAKIWALNENASNFDVPNDVIIDASVPALIRNSGKVKDRSGELNFSLCMIPDRTYARVYEACVTDFKEHGALDVSSIGSVANVGLMAKKAEEYGSHDKTFIAKEDGEFVVFDEAGKSVFKFSVKKGDIFRMTQAKEDAINAWFELALKRGEISKDELIFWLDSSRAHDRNLIAKFEKFRDKFVRAGVKFEILNYEQATTKTLSLIRAGKNIISVTGNVLRDYLTDLFPIFELGGSSKMLSVVPLLAGGAMFETGAGGTAPTLVKELKEKNHLLWDSLGEFLALSASLEYLAFAKQKKEAKELSDALNRAVASYLDENKTPNATLDTRESHFCLALFWAREMAKSGGILSKIFENLADELEKNENEILKEIRQNDGASVEFGGYYLPDEVRANEVMRPSKILNQIIG; encoded by the coding sequence ATGAGTGACATTATCTGGACCAAAACCGACGAAGCGCCGCTATTTGCAAGCTACTCTCTCTTTCCTATCGTAAAGAGCTTTTTATCTCGTGCTGACATTAGCATAACAAGGGCCGATATTAGCCTAGCTGGGAGAATTTTATCTCTTTTTAGCAAAGAGCTTGGACTAAATAAGGCTGATGAGTTGGAGCTTTTAGGCGAACTGACCAGTCACAAAGAGGCAAATATCATAAAACTACCAAACATTTCAGCCACGCTCGTTCAGCTAAAAGCAGCGATAGAGGAGCTTAGAAGCAAAGGCATAAATGTGCCTTTTTATCCAGATGAGATCATCACGGATTACGACGAAGAGATTGCTAAAAAATACCAAAAAGTGTTAGGAAGTGCAGTAAATCCAGTCCTAAGACAAGGAAACTCAGATAGAAGGGTCCTGCCTCCTGTAAAAGAATTTGCCAAAAAACATCCACATAGCAACGGTGACTGGAACAAGGCAAATAAAGCTAAAATTTGCTACATGCAAAAGGGCGATTTTTATGAAAATGAGCACTCAATAATCGCTAGCAAAGATGAGAAATTTTATATAAATTTTGTGAATACAGAGGGTAAAAAAGAGCTTTTAAAAGAGCTTGCCGTACAAAGTGGCGAGATCGTCGATGCTACATTTTTAAGCGTAGATGAGCTAGATAAATTTTATGAAAGCTGTTTTGATGAGGCAAAAAAAGAGAATTTGACCTTGAGCCTGCACCTAAAATGCACGATGATGAAAGTTAGTGACCCAGTCATCTTTGCTCACGCGATAAAAAGCTATTTTAAAGAGGTTTTTGAACTATTTGACGAAGAGTTTAAAGCTCACGGCGTGGAGGCTAAAAACGGCTTAAAAGATATGTTTTCTAAAATTTCGCAGCTTAAAAATAAAGATGAAATTTTGACTAAATTTGATGAAATTTTGAGCAAAAAGGCAAAAATTTGGGCGTTAAATGAAAATGCTAGCAACTTTGATGTGCCAAATGACGTTATTATCGATGCCTCCGTGCCTGCGCTCATTAGAAACTCTGGCAAGGTAAAAGATAGAAGCGGCGAGCTAAATTTCTCGCTTTGTATGATCCCAGATAGAACTTACGCTAGGGTTTATGAGGCCTGCGTGACGGACTTTAAAGAGCATGGTGCGCTTGATGTGAGCAGCATAGGCAGCGTAGCAAACGTGGGGTTAATGGCTAAAAAGGCCGAGGAATACGGCAGCCATGATAAGACTTTTATCGCAAAAGAGGACGGAGAATTTGTAGTTTTTGATGAGGCTGGCAAGAGCGTCTTTAAATTTAGCGTCAAAAAGGGCGACATTTTTAGGATGACACAGGCTAAGGAAGACGCGATAAATGCGTGGTTTGAGCTTGCTTTAAAAAGAGGCGAAATTTCAAAAGATGAGCTTATATTTTGGTTAGATAGCAGCCGTGCACATGATAGAAATTTGATAGCTAAATTTGAAAAATTTAGAGATAAATTTGTTAGAGCTGGCGTTAAATTTGAAATTTTAAACTACGAGCAAGCGACTACAAAAACGCTTAGCTTGATAAGAGCTGGCAAAAACATCATAAGCGTAACTGGTAACGTTTTAAGAGACTATTTAACCGATCTTTTCCCGATCTTTGAGTTAGGTGGTAGCTCGAAAATGCTCTCAGTTGTGCCGCTACTTGCTGGTGGAGCGATGTTTGAAACAGGCGCTGGTGGAACGGCCCCAACGCTTGTAAAAGAGCTAAAAGAGAAAAATCACTTACTTTGGGATAGTCTCGGCGAGTTTTTAGCGCTTAGTGCTTCGCTTGAATATCTAGCATTTGCTAAGCAAAAAAAAGAGGCAAAAGAGCTAAGTGACGCGCTAAATAGAGCGGTTGCTAGCTATCTAGATGAAAATAAAACGCCAAACGCCACTCTTGATACTAGGGAGTCACACTTCTGTCTAGCGCTATTTTGGGCAAGAGAGATGGCAAAAAGTGGCGGGATTTTAAGTAAAATTTTTGAAAATTTAGCAGACGAGCTAGAGAAAAATGAGAATGAGATTTTAAAAGAGATAAGAC
- a CDS encoding aminodeoxychorismate lyase has product MIKNFIKKPYLDIFFDIVAIIFLSIFVYLARPINTSKVVFIPKGSVGEIISYLANRNFNLSVIDKYAILFIGSPQSGWIEIGQDKISRVDFLKKLAKSKAALTEITLIPGETTIVFLNQIAAQLGLDPVKLNSEYNALAPVSDGFLMPNTYKIPIGISERHLAFYLVNSSIKAQSEISNKIFGEYNEKKWFKILTIASIIQKEAANDAEMPLVASVIYNRLNKGMRLQMDGTLNYGIYSHDVITAERIRSDMSEFNTYLNDGIPPSPVCSVSISAIKAAINPAKSDYLYFVLDKKAKKHIFSKTLSEHNQNIGK; this is encoded by the coding sequence ATGATAAAAAATTTTATAAAAAAGCCATATTTAGACATTTTTTTTGATATCGTAGCCATCATTTTCCTAAGTATTTTTGTCTATTTGGCACGCCCTATAAACACAAGCAAGGTCGTTTTTATACCAAAGGGAAGTGTGGGCGAGATTATATCTTATTTAGCTAATCGCAACTTTAACTTAAGCGTGATAGACAAGTATGCCATACTTTTTATCGGCTCTCCGCAATCTGGCTGGATAGAGATCGGTCAAGATAAAATTTCAAGGGTTGATTTTTTAAAAAAACTCGCAAAGTCAAAAGCGGCTTTAACCGAGATAACGCTAATACCAGGCGAAACGACTATCGTTTTTTTAAACCAGATCGCCGCCCAGCTAGGACTTGATCCCGTTAAACTAAATAGCGAATATAACGCCCTTGCTCCAGTGAGTGATGGCTTTTTGATGCCAAATACATATAAAATTCCAATAGGCATCAGCGAAAGGCACCTTGCTTTTTATCTTGTAAATTCATCAATAAAGGCTCAAAGCGAGATCAGCAATAAAATTTTTGGCGAATACAACGAGAAGAAATGGTTTAAAATTTTAACGATCGCTTCGATCATCCAAAAAGAGGCTGCAAACGACGCTGAGATGCCACTAGTTGCTTCAGTTATATATAACCGCCTAAATAAGGGCATGAGGCTACAAATGGACGGTACACTAAACTATGGAATTTATTCACACGATGTGATCACGGCTGAGCGCATAAGAAGCGATATGAGCGAGTTTAATACATATCTAAACGACGGCATTCCGCCAAGTCCAGTCTGCTCGGTCTCGATAAGTGCGATCAAAGCAGCGATAAATCCTGCAAAGAGCGATTATTTATACTTCGTGCTTGACAAAAAGGCGAAAAAACACATTTTTTCAAAAACCTTAAGCGAGCACAACCAAAATATAGGAAAATAG